A region of Desulfovibrio sp. DNA encodes the following proteins:
- a CDS encoding 4Fe-4S dicluster domain-containing protein — translation MPKTFLIDTTRCTACRGCQLACKEWHDLPANETKQRGTHQNPPDLNPNNLKIVRFRERMKPDGTVVWNFFPDQCRHCLTPVCKDVADMAVPGAIIKDAKTGMVIATDKSAQLSPQDAQAVIDACPYNIPRLDPKTKRLTKCDMCIDRVTAGMLPICVKTCPTGTMAFGEREEILPMAKKRLEIVKKTFPKAFLADVQDVSVIYLLAEEKEHYYEHAAFM, via the coding sequence ATGCCGAAGACTTTTTTGATCGACACCACACGGTGCACGGCATGCCGGGGCTGCCAGTTGGCCTGTAAGGAATGGCATGACCTGCCTGCCAATGAAACCAAGCAGCGCGGCACACATCAGAATCCGCCGGATCTGAACCCCAACAATCTTAAAATTGTTCGTTTTCGCGAGCGCATGAAGCCCGATGGCACGGTTGTGTGGAACTTCTTTCCCGACCAGTGCCGCCACTGCCTCACGCCCGTCTGCAAGGATGTGGCCGATATGGCAGTGCCCGGGGCCATTATCAAGGACGCCAAAACCGGTATGGTCATCGCCACCGACAAAAGCGCCCAGCTGAGCCCGCAGGACGCGCAGGCCGTCATTGACGCCTGCCCCTACAACATTCCCCGTCTCGATCCCAAGACCAAGCGCCTGACCAAGTGCGACATGTGCATTGACCGCGTGACCGCTGGCATGCTGCCCATCTGCGTCAAAACATGCCCCACGGGAACCATGGCCTTTGGCGAAAGGGAAGAAATTCTGCCCATGGCCAAAAAGCGGCTTGAAATTGTCAAAAAGACCTTCCCCAAGGCATTTTTGGCAGATGTTCAGGACGTGAGCGTCATTTACCTGCTGGCAGAAGAAAAAGAACACTACTACGAACACGCGGCCTTTATGTAG
- a CDS encoding cytochrome c3 family protein, translating into MKYVTLLLLALSLVWVGAAQARDIKEMSQVIKKPIEIPGGTSARMSVMFPHTAHKGINCMHCHHEMSGDNRYVACTECHVTPGARERDSMSMFMAFHSKNGDRSCYGCHSQKAQENPAKYGAKFKGCRPCHMAASAREAAKQK; encoded by the coding sequence ATGAAATATGTGACCTTGTTGCTGCTTGCGTTGAGCCTGGTGTGGGTTGGCGCGGCGCAGGCGCGTGATATCAAGGAAATGTCGCAGGTCATCAAAAAGCCCATTGAGATTCCTGGTGGCACATCCGCTCGCATGAGCGTCATGTTTCCCCACACGGCTCATAAAGGCATCAACTGCATGCACTGCCACCACGAAATGAGCGGTGACAACCGCTACGTTGCCTGTACCGAATGCCACGTCACCCCCGGCGCGCGTGAACGCGACTCCATGAGCATGTTTATGGCCTTCCACTCCAAGAACGGCGACCGTTCCTGCTACGGCTGTCACTCGCAGAAGGCGCAGGAAAATCCCGCCAAGTACGGCGCCAAGTTCAAGGGCTGCCGCCCCTGCCACATGGCCGCCAGCGCCCGCGAAGCCGCCAAGCAGAAGTAG
- a CDS encoding molybdenum cofactor guanylyltransferase gives MEHLQGRVAGVVLAGGLSTRMGRDKALMRLHGPDRPDLLARAHSLLAELLPRCWVSCRADTPRKGYECLFDAKPDQGPAAGILAALHAAQSQGFAAVLALSCDMPLMDAATLRRLLAAHAAAPAGTLATLYVDAESGRPEALAAVYETASLPLFEKWLAMPGGRLNCIVPQQYQRCLPYSVEESRPFVNLNRPEDVKTVLDILGVSL, from the coding sequence ATGGAACATTTGCAGGGCCGCGTGGCGGGCGTTGTGCTGGCGGGGGGGCTTTCTACCCGCATGGGGCGCGACAAGGCCCTGATGCGCTTACACGGGCCGGACAGGCCCGACCTTCTGGCGCGCGCACATTCCCTGCTGGCAGAGCTGCTGCCCCGGTGCTGGGTTTCGTGTCGGGCAGATACCCCGCGCAAAGGATACGAGTGCCTTTTTGATGCAAAGCCGGATCAGGGCCCTGCAGCGGGCATACTGGCGGCGCTGCATGCGGCGCAATCGCAAGGCTTTGCTGCAGTGCTGGCTCTTTCGTGTGATATGCCCCTTATGGACGCTGCCACTCTGCGCAGGCTTCTGGCCGCACATGCGGCGGCACCGGCTGGCACACTGGCCACTCTCTATGTTGATGCGGAAAGCGGCAGGCCAGAGGCGCTTGCGGCAGTATACGAAACAGCATCGCTGCCCCTGTTTGAAAAATGGCTTGCCATGCCCGGTGGCCGCCTCAACTGCATTGTGCCGCAGCAGTATCAGCGCTGCCTGCCCTACAGTGTGGAAGAATCACGCCCCTTTGTGAACCTGAACCGCCCGGAAGACGTAAAAACGGTGCTGGATATTCTTGGCGTGTCTCTTTAA
- a CDS encoding protein phosphatase CheZ, with protein sequence MSEEKPEAAVYKQISTEMRQGLKDIFQRVSAASKGQPLPPPNPDALFLEASSQLDEVLKDTENATMTIMEIVERQLEFQEKNDAVLSELRSEAADPARIIQLETNNFRLGKDLTTLMTTLSFQDITGQRIKRVVSALNQIEAMVVELYVSSGLLLDAAEKDPTKNVQELQDEARQAVKEFNQGRSELKGPDKAGVSQGAIDDMLSQLGL encoded by the coding sequence ATGAGCGAAGAAAAGCCCGAAGCCGCTGTTTACAAGCAGATCAGCACTGAAATGCGCCAGGGTCTCAAAGACATTTTTCAGCGTGTTTCAGCTGCGTCGAAAGGTCAGCCACTGCCCCCCCCAAACCCCGACGCTCTTTTTCTTGAGGCTTCAAGCCAGCTCGATGAAGTGCTGAAAGATACTGAAAATGCCACGATGACCATTATGGAAATCGTTGAAAGACAGCTTGAATTTCAGGAAAAAAATGACGCGGTTCTGAGCGAACTGCGCAGCGAAGCGGCCGACCCCGCGCGCATAATACAGCTTGAGACAAACAATTTCCGGCTTGGCAAGGACCTTACGACTCTGATGACCACCCTGAGCTTTCAGGACATCACGGGCCAACGCATCAAACGCGTGGTTTCTGCCCTGAACCAGATTGAAGCCATGGTTGTGGAGCTGTACGTTTCGTCGGGCCTGCTGCTGGATGCCGCTGAAAAAGACCCCACCAAAAATGTTCAGGAACTGCAGGACGAAGCCCGTCAGGCAGTGAAGGAATTCAACCAGGGGCGCAGTGAGCTTAAAGGACCGGACAAGGCAGGCGTTTCGCAGGGAGCCATTGACGACATGCTGTCCCAGCTGGGGCTGTAA
- a CDS encoding formate dehydrogenase accessory protein FdhE has translation MAATRQTVAQTLEEVITWRPVLAPVLRSFEPLLTAQEELVGELAENLKKQGVKLPQSQAERMEQGVSLLADATFAGFAPAVRTSAEKLLPLLCRMDAVVPYKAAFTDFFLKSDKTEAQKIEELVAAVVSGNKKEIEGLAEKIGVDPLVLHFAAGFVVAPVLHALTVLVASAGDEAPWEVGDVWRQGYCPVCGALPTMGWMDKPSIDEKNAFLAGGGGKKHLHCGTCGADWKFRRGACPACGEEGSGVMELLRESGKAAHGERLDWCTKCKSYCPGVDLREREFVPNLDALALGMMHLDMVAARRKLKPVKPSFWNMF, from the coding sequence ATGGCTGCTACAAGGCAAACCGTTGCCCAAACCCTTGAAGAAGTTATTACCTGGCGTCCTGTACTTGCACCGGTGCTGCGCTCGTTTGAGCCGCTGCTTACCGCTCAGGAAGAGCTTGTTGGCGAGCTGGCTGAAAACCTGAAAAAACAGGGTGTGAAACTGCCCCAGAGCCAGGCCGAGCGCATGGAACAGGGTGTTTCGCTGCTGGCAGACGCAACCTTTGCCGGGTTTGCCCCGGCAGTGCGCACAAGCGCGGAAAAACTGCTGCCCCTGCTGTGCCGCATGGATGCAGTTGTTCCTTATAAGGCCGCATTTACTGACTTTTTTTTGAAATCTGACAAAACTGAAGCTCAAAAAATTGAAGAACTTGTTGCCGCTGTTGTGTCAGGAAACAAAAAAGAAATTGAGGGGCTGGCCGAAAAAATCGGGGTTGACCCTCTGGTGCTGCATTTTGCGGCAGGGTTTGTTGTCGCTCCGGTTTTGCATGCGCTGACTGTGCTTGTGGCATCAGCTGGCGACGAAGCCCCCTGGGAAGTGGGTGACGTGTGGCGGCAGGGCTATTGCCCCGTGTGTGGTGCTTTGCCCACCATGGGTTGGATGGACAAGCCCTCCATTGATGAAAAAAATGCCTTTCTTGCCGGCGGTGGCGGTAAAAAGCACCTGCACTGCGGCACATGCGGTGCGGACTGGAAGTTCCGCCGCGGCGCATGCCCTGCATGTGGCGAAGAAGGCAGTGGCGTTATGGAGCTGCTGCGTGAAAGCGGCAAGGCAGCCCATGGCGAACGGCTTGACTGGTGCACCAAGTGCAAGTCGTATTGTCCGGGAGTGGATTTGCGCGAGCGAGAATTTGTGCCAAATCTTGATGCCCTTGCTCTCGGCATGATGCATCTGGATATGGTGGCGGCCCGCAGAAAGCTCAAGCCGGTCAAACCGTCGTTCTGGAACATGTTTTAG
- the fdnG gene encoding formate dehydrogenase-N subunit alpha, whose product MKSTRRSFLKGVGAGVLCLSLGQLGFDLGEAQAYAVKLKIEGAKEVISVCPFCSVCCQVIAYVRDGKLVSTEGDPDFPVNEGALCAKGAALFSMYTNDHRLKKPLYRAPNSDHWVEKDWDWTLAQIARRVKDTRDKDFILKNAKGQSVNRLDSIFWMGTSHASNEECAVIHQAIRGLGVVHMDHQARVUHSPTVAALAESFGRGAMTNHWIDIKNSDAVLIIGSNAAEHHPVAFKWVMRAKDNGAVLMHVDPKFSRTSARCDFHVPLRSGTDIPFLGGMVNYILENKLYFKEYVEKYTHAGFIVGKDYAFSDGLFSGYDPVTRTYDKKTWALEMDADGKPVVDPTFQNERCVINMMRQHYSRYTLKNVSDITGVSQENLLKVYKAFCATGGPNKAGTIMYALGWTQHTVGVQNIRLSSLIQLLLGNIGVAGGGINALRGEPNVQGSTDHALLYNNLPGYHGTPRAPWQTLADYNKANTPVTKLPNSANWWSNRPKYIASLLKGWFGDEATPENDFCYSLLAKLEPNEDCSYMFAMDKVYQGKMRGGFIFGVNPMNSFPNTNKMRAALDKLDWLVCSELHNSETTDNWKRPGVDPKACKTEVFLLPSAHRIEKEGTISNSGRWLQWFDQGVKPGGEARNFADIVVPLFNNIRELYKTEGGVLPEAILKMNWPEKYDASDWARRINGFFWADAKVGDKQYKRGQLVPVFAALKDDGTTSSLNWIYTGSWTEEEGNKSKRRNSSQTPMQANIGLFPNWSWCWPVNRRILYNRASVDVNGKPFNPKRAVIEWDGTKWVGDVPDGPWPPMANEGGKLPFIMVKDGHSQFFAAGPADGPFPEHYEPAETPLASHPFSKQLSSPVYKFHTSDMDKIAAPADPNYPYVLTTYSLTEHWCGGGETRNVPNLLETEPQLYVEMSPELAKEKGIKNGDGVLLESIRGTCEAIAMVTVRIRPFTVMGRTIHLVGMPFAFGWTTPKCGDSTNRLTVGAYDPNTTIPESKACCVNLRKADKLTEIG is encoded by the coding sequence ATGAAAAGCACCCGGAGGAGTTTCCTCAAGGGCGTCGGTGCAGGAGTTCTCTGCCTCTCATTGGGGCAGCTGGGCTTCGACCTGGGCGAAGCCCAGGCTTACGCCGTAAAACTCAAAATAGAAGGCGCCAAGGAAGTCATCAGCGTCTGTCCGTTCTGTTCGGTATGCTGCCAGGTCATTGCCTATGTGCGTGACGGCAAGCTTGTTTCGACAGAAGGCGACCCTGATTTCCCCGTCAATGAAGGTGCGCTCTGCGCCAAGGGCGCAGCGCTCTTCAGCATGTACACCAATGATCACCGTCTGAAAAAGCCGCTTTACCGCGCGCCCAACAGCGATCACTGGGTGGAAAAGGACTGGGACTGGACTCTTGCCCAGATCGCCCGCCGGGTGAAAGATACTCGCGACAAGGATTTTATTCTCAAGAATGCAAAGGGGCAGTCGGTTAACCGGCTCGATTCCATCTTCTGGATGGGAACCTCGCACGCTTCCAACGAGGAATGTGCAGTCATTCACCAAGCAATACGCGGCCTGGGTGTTGTCCATATGGACCACCAGGCACGGGTCTGACACAGCCCCACTGTTGCGGCTCTGGCAGAGTCGTTCGGACGCGGTGCTATGACGAACCACTGGATCGATATCAAGAATAGCGATGCAGTGCTTATTATCGGCAGCAATGCCGCTGAACATCATCCTGTCGCCTTCAAGTGGGTTATGCGGGCCAAGGACAACGGGGCCGTGCTCATGCACGTTGACCCCAAGTTCTCGCGCACGTCTGCCCGGTGCGACTTCCATGTGCCTTTGCGCTCGGGAACGGACATTCCTTTCCTTGGCGGTATGGTCAACTACATTCTGGAAAACAAGCTGTACTTCAAGGAATATGTTGAAAAGTACACCCATGCCGGCTTTATTGTTGGCAAGGATTACGCTTTCAGCGATGGCCTTTTCAGTGGCTATGATCCGGTTACGCGCACATACGACAAAAAGACGTGGGCGCTGGAAATGGACGCTGACGGCAAGCCCGTGGTTGATCCCACCTTCCAGAACGAACGTTGCGTCATCAATATGATGCGCCAGCACTATTCCCGCTACACGCTCAAAAATGTTTCCGACATCACGGGCGTTTCGCAGGAAAATCTGCTCAAGGTCTACAAGGCCTTCTGCGCTACGGGCGGCCCCAACAAGGCTGGCACCATCATGTACGCCCTGGGTTGGACACAGCACACCGTGGGCGTGCAGAACATCCGTCTTTCCTCGCTGATCCAGCTTTTGCTGGGCAACATTGGCGTGGCTGGCGGCGGCATCAACGCCCTGCGTGGTGAACCCAATGTGCAGGGCTCCACTGACCACGCCCTGCTGTACAACAACCTGCCCGGCTACCACGGCACCCCGCGGGCCCCGTGGCAGACCCTGGCCGACTACAACAAGGCCAATACGCCGGTGACCAAGCTGCCCAACAGCGCCAACTGGTGGAGCAACCGGCCCAAGTACATTGCCAGCCTGCTCAAGGGCTGGTTTGGCGACGAAGCCACGCCTGAAAACGACTTCTGCTACAGCCTGCTGGCCAAGCTGGAGCCGAACGAAGACTGCTCGTACATGTTTGCCATGGACAAGGTCTATCAGGGCAAGATGCGCGGCGGCTTCATCTTTGGCGTGAACCCCATGAACAGCTTCCCCAATACCAACAAGATGCGCGCCGCTCTGGACAAGCTGGACTGGCTCGTGTGCTCCGAACTGCATAATTCGGAAACCACGGACAACTGGAAGCGTCCGGGCGTGGACCCCAAGGCCTGCAAGACCGAAGTGTTCTTGCTGCCCTCGGCCCACCGCATTGAAAAAGAAGGCACCATCAGCAACAGCGGCCGCTGGTTGCAGTGGTTTGACCAGGGCGTCAAACCCGGCGGCGAGGCCCGTAACTTTGCCGATATCGTGGTGCCCCTGTTCAATAATATCCGTGAACTCTACAAGACCGAAGGCGGCGTGCTGCCCGAGGCCATCCTCAAGATGAACTGGCCCGAAAAGTACGACGCTTCCGACTGGGCGCGCCGTATCAACGGCTTCTTCTGGGCCGATGCCAAGGTGGGCGACAAGCAGTACAAGCGCGGCCAGCTCGTGCCCGTTTTTGCTGCGTTGAAGGACGACGGAACGACCTCGTCTCTCAACTGGATCTACACCGGCAGCTGGACCGAAGAAGAGGGCAACAAGTCCAAACGCCGTAATTCCAGCCAGACACCCATGCAGGCCAACATTGGCCTGTTCCCCAACTGGTCGTGGTGCTGGCCGGTAAACCGCCGCATTCTGTACAACCGCGCTTCTGTGGACGTGAACGGCAAGCCCTTCAATCCCAAGCGCGCTGTTATTGAATGGGACGGCACCAAGTGGGTGGGCGACGTGCCCGACGGCCCCTGGCCGCCCATGGCCAATGAAGGCGGCAAGCTGCCCTTCATCATGGTAAAGGACGGGCATTCCCAGTTCTTTGCCGCTGGCCCTGCCGACGGTCCTTTCCCCGAGCACTACGAGCCCGCGGAAACGCCTCTGGCGAGCCATCCCTTCTCCAAACAGCTGAGCAGCCCGGTGTACAAGTTCCATACCTCTGATATGGACAAGATTGCCGCACCGGCTGACCCCAACTACCCCTATGTGCTGACCACCTACAGCCTCACCGAGCACTGGTGCGGCGGCGGCGAAACGCGCAATGTGCCCAACCTGCTTGAAACAGAACCGCAGCTCTATGTTGAAATGAGCCCGGAACTGGCCAAGGAAAAGGGCATCAAGAACGGCGACGGCGTCCTTCTTGAAAGCATTCGCGGCACATGCGAGGCCATCGCCATGGTGACGGTGCGCATTCGTCCCTTTACGGTTATGGGCAGAACAATCCACCTCGTGGGTATGCCCTTCGCCTTTGGCTGGACCACGCCCAAGTGCGGCGACTCCACCAACAGGCTGACCGTTGGGGCCTATGACCCCAACACCACCATTCCTGAATCCAAGGCCTGCTGCGTCAATCTGCGCAAGGCTGATAAGCTGACCGAAATAGGCTAA
- a CDS encoding FmdE family protein — translation MDIGAYTFKEFRQLAENFHGYAAPGLLVGGYMVELAKRHLPEGTLFEAVVESGKCLPDAVQLLTLCSIGNNWMKIHNLGRYAVSLFDKHTGEGVRVSLDPVKMAAYPELKAWFFKEKAKKDQDIALLESEIETAGDSICNVEPITVKRRFIGHKHMTRILCCPVCGEAYPVEDGPVCRGCQGEAPYVSARRELKEDCQALAAERHKAAAGVRVVPVEEAVGKTVAHDMTRIDPGQFKGPEFKAGQRISVGDICRLQQMGRFHVAVTDDTATGTGSSSPEALVHEDEAAEIFARRMAGEGVTYELPPHEGKIDFKAACNGLFCVDVERMTRFNLVPEVMVASRQDGTLVKEGGALCGTRAIPLYITRERMSQALEALEGGPLFRVLPLRKARVGILVTGTEVFQGIIEDKFIPVITAKVTMLDCNVVRTDIVPDDKAMMRASVAAMREAGADLLITTGGLSVDPDDVTRQALVEAGLTDVLHGVPVLPGTMSLMGRIPGPQGDMQVLGVPACALYYKTTFLDLVLPRMLAGRGLTRAEAARMGEGGYCLSCHTCTYPKCWFGK, via the coding sequence ATGGATATTGGGGCTTATACGTTTAAGGAATTTCGCCAGCTTGCAGAAAATTTTCATGGTTATGCGGCTCCCGGTCTGCTTGTGGGCGGGTATATGGTTGAACTGGCCAAGCGCCATCTGCCCGAGGGCACACTGTTCGAGGCAGTGGTGGAATCTGGCAAGTGCCTGCCCGATGCCGTGCAGCTGCTCACCCTGTGCAGCATTGGCAACAACTGGATGAAGATTCACAATCTGGGGCGTTACGCGGTTTCGCTGTTTGACAAACACACGGGCGAAGGTGTGCGCGTGAGCCTCGACCCGGTGAAAATGGCCGCGTACCCCGAGCTCAAGGCCTGGTTCTTTAAGGAAAAAGCAAAAAAAGATCAGGATATTGCCCTGCTGGAATCAGAGATTGAAACTGCTGGCGACTCCATCTGCAATGTTGAGCCCATTACCGTGAAGCGTCGTTTTATCGGGCACAAGCACATGACCCGCATACTTTGCTGCCCTGTGTGCGGCGAGGCATATCCGGTGGAGGACGGCCCCGTGTGCCGTGGCTGCCAGGGCGAGGCCCCCTATGTTTCTGCGCGGCGCGAGCTCAAGGAAGACTGTCAGGCTCTTGCCGCAGAGCGCCACAAGGCTGCCGCTGGCGTGCGTGTGGTGCCGGTGGAAGAAGCCGTGGGCAAAACCGTGGCCCATGACATGACGCGCATTGATCCCGGTCAGTTCAAGGGGCCGGAATTCAAGGCCGGGCAGCGCATCTCTGTGGGCGACATATGCCGTTTACAGCAGATGGGCCGTTTTCATGTGGCTGTTACCGATGATACGGCCACGGGAACCGGCTCCTCCAGCCCGGAGGCACTGGTTCACGAAGACGAGGCTGCAGAAATTTTTGCCCGCCGCATGGCAGGCGAGGGCGTGACCTACGAGCTGCCGCCCCACGAAGGCAAGATTGATTTCAAGGCTGCCTGTAATGGTCTTTTCTGCGTGGATGTGGAGCGTATGACGCGCTTCAATCTTGTGCCCGAGGTCATGGTTGCCTCGCGCCAGGACGGCACTCTGGTCAAGGAGGGCGGTGCCCTGTGCGGTACGCGCGCCATCCCGCTGTACATCACCCGCGAGCGCATGTCGCAGGCGCTGGAGGCGCTGGAAGGCGGGCCGCTGTTTCGCGTGCTGCCCCTGCGCAAGGCCCGTGTGGGCATTCTGGTGACCGGCACCGAAGTGTTTCAGGGAATCATTGAAGACAAGTTTATTCCTGTCATCACGGCCAAGGTAACTATGCTCGACTGCAACGTGGTGCGTACCGATATCGTGCCCGACGACAAGGCCATGATGCGCGCCTCTGTGGCCGCCATGCGAGAGGCCGGGGCCGACCTTTTGATTACCACAGGCGGGCTTTCGGTAGACCCGGACGACGTGACCCGGCAGGCCCTGGTTGAGGCGGGCCTTACCGATGTGCTGCACGGCGTGCCGGTGCTGCCCGGAACCATGAGCCTCATGGGCCGCATACCCGGCCCGCAGGGTGACATGCAGGTGCTGGGTGTGCCCGCCTGCGCCCTGTACTACAAAACCACCTTCCTTGATCTGGTGTTGCCGCGCATGCTGGCTGGCCGTGGGCTCACCCGTGCCGAGGCCGCCCGCATGGGCGAGGGCGGCTACTGCCTGTCGTGCCATACCTGCACCTATCCCAAGTGCTGGTTTGGCAAATAA